A stretch of the Musa acuminata AAA Group cultivar baxijiao chromosome BXJ2-7, Cavendish_Baxijiao_AAA, whole genome shotgun sequence genome encodes the following:
- the LOC135617163 gene encoding monothiol glutaredoxin-S2-like — MGAAALSIDGAEEAPEERVGRLIQENPAVIFSRRGCCMSHVMKRLLAAVGAHPAAIELEEADEEKAAAAAGGGGLPTLFVGGVAVGGLEGLVGLHLRDHLVPMLREAGALRS; from the coding sequence ATGGGGGCGGCAGCGCTGTCAATCGACGGGGCGGAGGAGGCGCCGGAGGAGCGGGTGGGGCGCCTTATCCAGGAGAACCCCGCCGTCATCTTCAGCCGGCGAGGATGCTGCATGAGCCACGTCATGAAGCGGCTTCTGGCGGCCGTGGGCGCCCACCCGGCGGCGATCGAGTTGGAGGAGGCCGACGAGGAGaaggccgccgccgctgccggggGTGGCGGGCTTCCCACCCTCTTCGTCGGTGGCGTTGCCGTGGGCGGGCTCGAGGGCCTCGTGGGTCTCCACCTCCGCGACCATCTCGTCCCCATGCTCCGTGAGGCCGGCGCTCTCCGCAGCTGA